In the Brassica napus cultivar Da-Ae chromosome A7, Da-Ae, whole genome shotgun sequence genome, one interval contains:
- the LOC106357633 gene encoding adagio protein 2-like, producing MSCMKNQMEWDSDFDLSGRDNGPIPFPLSSLSKTATFGFVVTDALDPDHPIIYVNTVFEIITGYRADEVIGKNCRFLQCRGPYAKRRHPSVDSTVVSKMRRCLEKGIEFQGELLNFRKDGSPLMNKLRLVPIREDDEITHIIGVLFFTDAKLAPSPAKEITRKRDRSFTSASPVGERNVSRGLCGIFELSDEVMAYRILSRLTPRDIASVGCVCRRFNELTKNDDVWRMVCQNTWGSEATRVLETAPGAKRIGWVRLAREFTTHEATAWRKFSVGGVVQPSRCNFSTCAVGNKIVIFGGEGVNMQPMNDTFVLDLGSTTPEWKSVLVSSPPPGRWGHTLSCVNGSRLVVFGGYGSHGLLNDVFMLDLDADPPTWREVSGLAPPIPRSWHSSCTLDGTKLIVSGGCADSGALLNDTFLLDLSMDIPTWREIRVPWSPPSRLGHTLTVYGDRKILMFGGLAEYGSRRFRSNDAYTMNLSENEPCWRPLVGYGTSLPGGVAAPRLDHVAISLPGGQILIFGGSVAGIDSASQLYLLDPTEEKPAWRVLNVKGSSPQFAWGHTTCVVGGTRLVVFGGQTGEEWMLNEAHELLLANSSTKITSSRHGEKRLF from the exons ATGTCCTGTATGAAAAATCAGATGGAGTGGGATAGCGATTTCGATCTCAGCGGCAGAGATAACGGACCGATTCCGTTTCCGTTGAGTAGTCTTTCTAAAACGGCGACGTTTGGGTTCGTGGTCACCGACGCTCTTGACCCTGACCACCCCATCATTTACGTCAACACCGTCTTCGAGATTATCACTGGCTATCGCGCTGACGAAGTTATTGGTAAAAACTG CCGGTTCTTGCAGTGTAGAGGTCCGTATGCTAAAAGACGCCACCCCTCAGTAGATTCCACAGTTGTCTCCAAGATGCGAAGATGTCTAGAAAAAGGCATCGAGTTTCAAGGCGAGTTACTCAACTTCCGTAAAGATGGCTCTCCTTTGATGAACAAGCTGCGTCTAGTTCCCATCCGCGAAGACGACGAGATCACTCACATCATAGGTGTTCTCTTCTTCACAGACGCAAAACTCGCACCGTCTCCTGCAAAAGAGATCACAAGAAAGCGAGATCGCTCCTTCACCTCTGCTTCACCGGTTGGAGAGCGTAACGTCTCTCGTGGGCTGTGTGGGATATTCGAGCTGAGCGACGAGGTCATGGCTTACAGGATCTTGTCTCGGTTGACTCCGCGTGATATCGCGTCTGTTGGTTGCGTGTGTCGGCGGTTTAATGAGTTGACGAAGAACGATGACGTGTGGAGAATGGTCTGCCAGAACACGTGGGGGAGTGAAGCCACACGTGTTCTTGAGACTGCTCCCGGCGCGAAGAGGATCGGTTGGGTGAGGCTAGCTCGAGAGTTTACCACACACGAAGCAACTGCTTGGAGAAAGTTCTCCGTTGGAGGTGTTGTTCAGCCGTCTCGATGTAACTTCAGCACTTGTGCTGTTGGGAACAAGATCGTTATCTTCGGCGGGGAAGGTGTGAACATGCAGCCGATGAATGATACGTTCGTGTTGGACCTTGGCTCCACTACTCCTGAGTGGAAGTCTGTTCTGGTTAGCTCTCCTCCTCCTGGTCGTTGGGGTCATACGCTCTCTTGTGTCAACGGCTCTCGTTTAGTAGTCTTTGGAGGATACGGGAGCCATGGATTACTCAACGATGTCTTCATGTTAGACCTTGATGCAGACCCTCCTACATGGAGAGAAGTATCCGGTTTAGCCCCTCCTATACCAAGATCATGGCATAGCTCGTGCACACTCGATGGAACCAAGCTGATTGTATCTGGTGGTTGTGCTGATTCAGGAGCTTTGCTTAACGATACGTTCTTGCTTGATTTGTCAATGGATATACCGACGTGGAGGGAGATAAGAGTTCCATGGTCTCCACCATCTCGCCTCGGACATACTTTAACCGTGTACGGTGACAGGAAGATCCTTATGTTTGGTGGTCTTGCGGAGTATGGTTCGAGGAGGTTCCGGTCTAATGATGCGTACACGATGAATCTTAGTGAGAATGAGCCGTGCTGGAGACCTTTGGTTGGGTATGGAACTAGCCTTCCTGGAGGCGTGGCAGCTCCGAGGTTGGATCATGTGGCGATTAGTCTCCCGGGTGGGCAGATCTTGATCTTTGGTGGTTCGGTTGCGGGGATTGACTCGGCTTCCCAGCTTTATCTTCTTGATCCAACGGAGGAGAAACCGGCTTGGAGAGTGTTGAATGTTAAGGGAAGCTCACCGCAGTTTGCGTGGGGACACACGACATGTGTGGTCGGAGGAACTAGGTTGGTTGTGTTTGGTGGGCAGACAGGTGAAGAGTGGATGCTAAATGAAGCTCATGAGCTGTTGTTAGCCAACTCTAGTACTAAAATCACATCATCAAGACATGGAGAGAAGAGGCTCTTCTAG